The DNA region TCAAGACGACCACCGGCGACGGTTCGATGGAGATCCGGTTGTCCCTGGTCGCCGACGGCGGCGAGGTCGCCATCGACACCGAAGACGGTGTTCTGCGTGGACCTGAGCACGTCATCGACATCATCGACCTCATGCGGGGGACGGCGTGACAGTGACGGATTCGCTGGCGGGCGATCGGCCCAGCAGCGGCGCAAGGCGCTGCGCGCGCTCCTGGTCCGGCCCCTGCTCGTGGCGGGGCGCGACGACGAGGCGATCAGGCTGGTGCGCGGACACGCGGGTGAGCTGCGCGAGTGGCTGGCGCGCGAGGCCGGGTGGCGCCTGCAGGTGGACGCGGAGTCCGTGCGGCTGTTCAAGACCGCGCCGACCACCACAGACAGCACGCACGCCGCTCGGGACGACAAGGGGAAGCCGCGTTCGGCAGGCGGCGGTATGTCCTGCTGTGCCTGGCGCTGGCGATCCTGGAACGCGCCGACGCGCAGATCACCCTCGGCAGGCTCGGAGGGCGTCATCGCGGCGGCGGCCGAGCCGGATCTGGCCGCCGCTGGAGTCTCGTTCACGTTGAGTCGCCGGGACGAGCGGTCCGACCTGGTCGCGGTCGTGCGGTGCTGTTGGAGTGGGGTGTGCTCGACCGGGTCGCGGGCGAGGAGGACGCTTACCTGTCCGACACCGGCGACGTCCTCTACGACGTTCGCAGGCGAGTGCTCGCCGCATTGCTCACCGGTCAGCGCGGTCCGTCCACAATAGACACAGACACCTTCGAGCGCAGGCTGGCCGAACTGACCGACGAGCCCGCGCCGGACACCGATGAGCTGAGGACCCGTGCCCTGCGGCACCGCCTGACCCGTCGGCTGCTGGAGGACCCGGTCGTCTACTACGACGAACTCACCCCAGACGAGCGGGCCTACCTGGTCAATCAGCGGCACGCCATCACCCGCCGCATCACCGAGGCCACGGGCTGATCGCCGAGATGCGCGCCGAAGGGGTCGCCATGGTCGACGCCGACGACGAGCTCACCGATGTGCGGATGCCCGAGCAGCGCACGGATGGCCACGTCACCCTTCTCGTCGCCGAGCGGCTCGCGACCGGTCGGAACCAGTGTCGATCGATACGTTGGCCAGGTATGTCCGCACCCTGGCCGCCCAACACGTGACTACTGGCGCAAGGGCGTCACCGAGCCAGGCGCCGAACTGGAACTCCTCGATGTGGCGCTGGGCAAGCTGCGCGCGCTGCGGCTCGTCGCCGATCTGCCCGGTGCGATGGTCGTTCCGCTGCCCGCGATCGCCCGCTACGCCGTCGACGCCCCCACGATCAGGTCAGGAAAGGCGCGATGACCCAGGAGCCCCGGACCCAGCGCTGGCAGCCACTGCGCACCGGCTTGGTCGACCTCTTCTACTACGACGTCGAGGAATTCCACTTCCACGACGGCCGCCTGCTGTTCCGCGGCAACAACGGGACAGGCAAGTCCAAGTCCTCGCGTTGACCCTGCCGTTCCTGCTCGACGGCGACCTTGCCCCGCACCGCGTCGAACCCGACGGCGATCGCAACAAGCGCATGGAATGGAACCTGCTGCTCGGCGGCAGACATCCGCACAGCGAGCGCCTCGGCTACACGTGGCTGGAGTTCGCAGACTGGACGAGAATGGTGCGCCGGAATACCGCACGATCGGCTGTGGCCTCAAGGCCGTCGCGGGCCGCGGCATGGCACGTCACTGGTTCTTCGTCACCAGCCAGCGCGTCGGGCCGGAGTTCTCGCTGGTCAGCCCGACCAAGGTCGCCCTCACGCGGGAACGGCTCAAAGAGGCGGTGGCAGGGTTCGGGACGGTCTACGACACGGCGACCGACTATCGGCGGGCCGTGGACGAGGCCCTGTTCGGCCTCGGTTCCCATCGGTACGAGGCATTGGTCAACCTGCTCATCCAGCTTCGCCAGCCGCAGTTGACCAAGCGGCCGGATGAGAAACTGCTTCCCGTGCGCTGACCGAGGCGCTGCCTCCGCTGGACCAAACGCTGGTTGCGACCGTCGCCGACGCTTTCCGCGGTCTGGACGAGGAACGCGACGCGGTGCTCGGCCTGAGCGAGGCGAAGTCGGCCGCCGAGACGTTCCTCGGGCACTACCGCCGCTACGCGAGCGTGGCCGCCAAGCGCCGAAGTGTCCAACCCCGGCGCGCGCACAGCAAGTACGAGAAGCTCAGCGCGAGCCTGACGGAGGCGGACGCGGCGTTCCACGCGGCGGTGACCGCGTTGGCCGCGGCCGAGACCAAGCTGGCTGAACTCGCGTCGGAACGGGCCGTGGTCGACGCGCGGATCCGGGCGCTGGAGAACAGCCCGAGATGGACAACGCGCGCAAGCTGGCGGACGCGCGCGAAGAGGCCGATCGGCTCGCCCGGTTCGCTCAGGCGCGCGAACGCGACCAGGTCGCCGCCGCAGAGGGCCTGAACGCCAAGCGCGGCAAGCTCGATCGGGTCCGGCGGGACGCCGAGGGAGATGCCGCCGCCCTCACCAGGACGCGTTCCGCGGCGGACTCGCGCGCGGAGGACGCGTGGCTGCGCGCCGAGCACGCCGGGATCATGTCCGTGTTCGGCGAAGAGGAACCGCCGTATGTGGACGCGGTCGCGGCGGCGGGCGCGCTGATGGACAAGCGTCGCCGGATCGTCGCCGAACTCGACGGGCTGCTCATCGCGCGGGACCGAGCCCGAGCGGACTTGCTTTCCGCGCGACAGGAAGTGGAGCGGATCACCGGGGAACAGCAGGAGGCCGAGGAGCGGATCGGCCACGCCGCGGCGGTGTCGCCGCGGCGGGCGCGGAACTCGTGGCGGACTGCGTGGCCTACCTGGCGGCGGCGACCGGGTTCGCGATAGCCGACGTCGACGCCGTGATCGGTGACCTTGAGGGGTGGGTGGAGTCGGCGACCGGACCGAACCCGGTCACCGCCGCGGTCGACCAAGCGGTGTCCGACGCGACGGCCGACCTGGGCAGGCGGCAGGCATCCGTCGACGCGGAGTCGGCCGCCGTCAAGCGCGAGACGGCCGACGTCGAGCCGAGGTCCGTCGCCTGACCGCGGGTGGGCACGACGCGCCGCCGTCGCCCCACACCCGCGATCCGATCGGCCGTGCGGGCAGGCCGGGCGCTCCACTGTGGAGGGTGGTGGACTTCGCCGACGGTGTGGGCGACGCCGATCGGGCGGGACTGGAGGCCGCGCT from Alloactinosynnema sp. L-07 includes:
- a CDS encoding DUF2398 family protein, giving the protein MATSPFSSPSGSRPVGTSVDRYVGQVCPHPGRPTRDYWRKGVTEPGAELELLDVALGKLRALRLVADLPGAMVVPLPAIARYAVDAPTIRSGKAR
- a CDS encoding DUF2397 family protein, with amino-acid sequence MSARSPDDTEVKTTTGDGSMEIRLSLVADGGEVAIDTEDGVLRGPEHVIDIIDLMRGTA